A window of the Gossypium hirsutum isolate 1008001.06 chromosome A05, Gossypium_hirsutum_v2.1, whole genome shotgun sequence genome harbors these coding sequences:
- the LOC107958399 gene encoding EPIDERMAL PATTERNING FACTOR-like protein 2, which yields MEGRLFCFLLALQIVRWTCATSRPLAPIDGFGVHQPGQKNPGTLQVPFSSKEMSLQSSKSKERSGVTFEEAKAEGVSKLGIGSSPPSCEHKCYGCTPCEAIQVPTTSKRIHVDLQYANYEPESWKCKCGPTFYNP from the exons ATGGAGGGAAGGTTGTTTTGTTTTCTGTTGGCTCTTCAAATAGTAAGATGGACTTGTGCCACTAGCAGGCCTTTAGCACCAATTGATGGTTTTGGAGTTCATCAACCAG GCCAGAAGAACCCAGGGACATTACAAGTTCCATTTAGCTCAAAAGAAATGTCTCTGCAGAGTTCTAAAAGCAAGGAAAGAAGCGGTGTCACATTTGAAGAAGCAAAGGCTGAAGGGGTAAGTAAACTGGGGATAGGGTCAAGCCCTCCAAGTTGTGAACACAAATGCTATGGTTGCACCCCATGTGAAGCCATTCAAGTGCCTACCACAAGCAAACGAATCCATGTGGATTTACAGTACGCAAATTATGAGCCTGAGAGTTGGAAATGCAAGTGTGGTCCTACCTTTTACAACCCATGA